One genomic segment of Desmodus rotundus isolate HL8 chromosome 5, HLdesRot8A.1, whole genome shotgun sequence includes these proteins:
- the RHOG gene encoding rho-related GTP-binding protein RhoG, whose protein sequence is MQSIKCVVVGDGAVGKTCLLICYTTNAFPKEYIPTVFDNYSAQSAVDGRTVNLNLWDTAGQEEYDRLRTLSYPQTNVFVICFSIASPPSYENVRHKWHPEVCHHCPDVPILLVGTKKDLRAQPDTLRRLKEQGQAPITPQQGQALAKQIHAVRYLECSALQQDGVKEVFAEAVRAVLNPAPIKRGRSCVLL, encoded by the coding sequence ATGCAGAGCATCAAGTGTGTGGTGGTGGGCGATGGGGCTGTAGGCAAGACATGCCTGCTCATCTGCTACACAACTAATGCCTTCCCCAAGGAATACATCCCCACAGTGTTCGACAATTACAGCGCCCAGAGCGCAGTTGACGGGCGCACGGTGAACCtgaacctgtgggacacagcggGCCAGGAGGAGTATGACCGCCTCCGCACACTCTCCTACCCTCAGACCAACGTCTTTGTCATCTGTTTCTCCATTGCCAGTCCACCCTCGTATGAGAATGTGCGGCACAAGTGGCATCCAGAGGTGTGCCACCACTGCCCGGATGTGCCCATTCTCCTGGTGGGCACCAAGAAGGACCTGAGAGCCCAGCCTGACACCCTGCGGCGTCTCAAGGAGCAGGGCCAAGCGCCCATCACACCGCAGCAGGGCCAGGCACTGGCCAAGCAGATCCATGCTGTGCGCTACCTCGAGTGCTCAGCCCTGCAGCAGGACGGCGTCAAGGAAGTGTTTGCTGAGGCTGTCCGGGCTGTGCTCAACCCCGCACCGATCAAGCGTGGGCGGTCCTGTGTTCTCTTGTGA